The following proteins are co-located in the Nomia melanderi isolate GNS246 chromosome 1, iyNomMela1, whole genome shotgun sequence genome:
- the mrn gene encoding general transcription factor IIH subunit 4 marionette isoform X2, translated as MSSTITGKNLLRPTGLQCKNLQEYLKSRPPEVLNKLYHNPPICLAVFRELPVIAKHYVMRLLFVEQPVPQAVIASWCSKLHFEEHQKVVSILNELNVWKEVSIPGGLPGWILNTTFKKNLKIVLLGGGKPWTMSNQMETDSKPRDVAFLDSYALERWECVLHYMVGSQQQEGISADAVRILLHAGLMKRDEADGSPVITQAGFQFLLLETASQVWYFILQYLDTIEARGLDLVECLTFLFQLNFSTLGKDYSTEGMSEGLLTFLQHLREFGLVYQRKRKAGRFYPTRLALNIATGQNKPLSRDPEKEGYIVVETNYRVYAYTNSNLQVALLGLFCEMLYRFPNLVVSILTRDSVRQALKSGITATQIVGNMLIVR; from the exons atgtcAAGTACAATAACTGGAAAGAATTTACTACGACCCACCGGATTACAATGTAAAAATCTTCAAGAGTATTTAAAATCACGACCTCCAGAAGTGTTGAATAAACTCTATCACAATCCTCCAATTTGTTTGGCTGTATTTCGTGAATTGCCTGTGATAGCTAAGCACTATGTTATGCGATTGTTATTTGTCGAACAACCGGTACCTCAAGCAGTCATTGCTTCTTGGTGTTCTAAACTTCATTTTGAAGAGCATCAAAAGGTAGTTTCGATATTGAATGAACTGAATGTGTGGAAAGAAGTTTCCATACCAGGAGGATTACCTGGATGGATTCTAAATACtacatttaagaaaaatttaaaaattgttttactggGAGGCGGTAAACCATGGACCATGTCAAATCAAATGGAAACTGATAGTAAACCAAGAGATGTTGCGTTTTTAGATTCGTATGCATTAGAAAGATGGGAATGTGTTTTGCATTATATGGTTGGATCACAGCAGCAAGaag GTATATCAGCTGACGCTGTTAGAATTCTTTTACATGCTGGTTTAATGAAACGAGATGAAGCTGATGGAAGTCCCGTTATTACTCAAGCTGGATTTCAGTTTTTGTTATTAGAAACTGCATCGCAG GTGTGGTacttcattttacaatatttagacACGATAGAAGCAAGAGGCCTTGATTTGGTTGAATGCCTGACATTTctctttcaattaaatttttcaacacTTGGCAAAGATTATAGTACTGAAGGAATGTCTGAGGGTTTACTAACATTTCTACAACACCTACGAGAATTTGGCTTGGTATATCAAAGAAAACGAAAAGCTGGAAG ATTTTATCCTACACGACTAGCATTAAATATTGCCACTGGACAAAACAAGCCACTATCCAGAGATCCAGAAAAAGAGGGTTATATCGTTGTTGAAACAAATTACAGAGTATATGCTtacacaaattcaaatttacaaGTTGCCTTACTTGGTCTATTTTGTGAAATGTTATATAG GTTTCCAAATTTAGTTGTATCAATATTAACAAGAGATTCTGTACGTCAAGCTTTAAAAAGTGGTATTACAGCAACTCAGATTGTAGG CAACATGCTCATAGTAAGATGA
- the LOC116428632 gene encoding dynein regulatory complex protein 8 isoform X1 gives MLGLEIYVYLRFSYTVSSIEPTLLEKRLCEAFDVFDTSKIGEIDVRDLGTIIRALGCVITEAELQEIQVEVEDVENNSVPLNRFVEYMNKAINERKFKPAEPEDLLKAFQLLDPENRGYIMRDVLEKAIMEIGEPFSEQEVADMMVIACDPETKRINYEHYINLLIVKISNERNVYSIVDEMDAARLQAAPKKRKLEDLLSSYKVT, from the exons ATGTTAGGTTtggaaatttatgtttatttaaggTTTTCATATACAGTGTCTTCAATAGAACCAACACTACTAGAGAAAAGACTTTGTGAGGCATTTGATGTTTTCGATACTTCAAAAATCGGTGAAATAGATGTTAGAGATTTAGGAACTATTATTAGAGCATTGGGATGCGTTATTACGGAAGCCGAATTACAAGAGATACAAGTTGAAGTGGAAGATGTAGAAAATAATTCTGTGCCCCTAAATAGATTTGTAGAATACATGAACAAAGCTATTAACGAACGCAA GTTTAAACCAGCTGAACCAGAAGACCTATTAAAAGCATTTCAATTGTTAGATCCTGAAAATCGAGGCTACATAATGCGTGACGTTTTAGAAAAAGCAATTATGGAAATTGGTGAACCATTTTCAGAACAAGAAGTAGCTGACATGATGGTTATTGCATGTGATCcagaaacgaaaagaattaattatgagcattatattaatttactaatt GTAAAAATATCTAATGAAAGAAATGTGTATTCAATTGTTGATGAAATGGATGCAGCTAGATTACAAGCTGCACCTAAAAAGCGTAAATTAGAAGACCTTCTTAGCAGCTATAAAGTAACTTAA
- the LOC116428632 gene encoding dynein regulatory complex protein 8 isoform X3, which produces MLGLEIYVYLRFSYTVSSIEPTLLEKRLCEAFDVFDTSKIGEIDVRDLGTIIRALGCVITEAELQEIQVEVEDVENNSVPLNRFVEYMNKAINERKFKPAEPEDLLKAFQLLDPENRGYIMRDVLEKAIMEIGEPFSEQEVADMMVIACDPETKRINYEHYINLLIVE; this is translated from the exons ATGTTAGGTTtggaaatttatgtttatttaaggTTTTCATATACAGTGTCTTCAATAGAACCAACACTACTAGAGAAAAGACTTTGTGAGGCATTTGATGTTTTCGATACTTCAAAAATCGGTGAAATAGATGTTAGAGATTTAGGAACTATTATTAGAGCATTGGGATGCGTTATTACGGAAGCCGAATTACAAGAGATACAAGTTGAAGTGGAAGATGTAGAAAATAATTCTGTGCCCCTAAATAGATTTGTAGAATACATGAACAAAGCTATTAACGAACGCAA GTTTAAACCAGCTGAACCAGAAGACCTATTAAAAGCATTTCAATTGTTAGATCCTGAAAATCGAGGCTACATAATGCGTGACGTTTTAGAAAAAGCAATTATGGAAATTGGTGAACCATTTTCAGAACAAGAAGTAGCTGACATGATGGTTATTGCATGTGATCcagaaacgaaaagaattaattatgagcattatattaatttactaatt gtGGAATAA
- the mrn gene encoding general transcription factor IIH subunit 4 marionette isoform X1 encodes MSSTITGKNLLRPTGLQCKNLQEYLKSRPPEVLNKLYHNPPICLAVFRELPVIAKHYVMRLLFVEQPVPQAVIASWCSKLHFEEHQKVVSILNELNVWKEVSIPGGLPGWILNTTFKKNLKIVLLGGGKPWTMSNQMETDSKPRDVAFLDSYALERWECVLHYMVGSQQQEGISADAVRILLHAGLMKRDEADGSPVITQAGFQFLLLETASQVWYFILQYLDTIEARGLDLVECLTFLFQLNFSTLGKDYSTEGMSEGLLTFLQHLREFGLVYQRKRKAGRFYPTRLALNIATGQNKPLSRDPEKEGYIVVETNYRVYAYTNSNLQVALLGLFCEMLYRFPNLVVSILTRDSVRQALKSGITATQIVGYLQQHAHSKMIEAGPPVLPPTIVDQIKLWENERNRFVFSEGVLYSQFLSQTDFEVLRDHALSTGVLIWQSDRKRTMVVTKAGHDDVKKFWKRYSKGSS; translated from the exons atgtcAAGTACAATAACTGGAAAGAATTTACTACGACCCACCGGATTACAATGTAAAAATCTTCAAGAGTATTTAAAATCACGACCTCCAGAAGTGTTGAATAAACTCTATCACAATCCTCCAATTTGTTTGGCTGTATTTCGTGAATTGCCTGTGATAGCTAAGCACTATGTTATGCGATTGTTATTTGTCGAACAACCGGTACCTCAAGCAGTCATTGCTTCTTGGTGTTCTAAACTTCATTTTGAAGAGCATCAAAAGGTAGTTTCGATATTGAATGAACTGAATGTGTGGAAAGAAGTTTCCATACCAGGAGGATTACCTGGATGGATTCTAAATACtacatttaagaaaaatttaaaaattgttttactggGAGGCGGTAAACCATGGACCATGTCAAATCAAATGGAAACTGATAGTAAACCAAGAGATGTTGCGTTTTTAGATTCGTATGCATTAGAAAGATGGGAATGTGTTTTGCATTATATGGTTGGATCACAGCAGCAAGaag GTATATCAGCTGACGCTGTTAGAATTCTTTTACATGCTGGTTTAATGAAACGAGATGAAGCTGATGGAAGTCCCGTTATTACTCAAGCTGGATTTCAGTTTTTGTTATTAGAAACTGCATCGCAG GTGTGGTacttcattttacaatatttagacACGATAGAAGCAAGAGGCCTTGATTTGGTTGAATGCCTGACATTTctctttcaattaaatttttcaacacTTGGCAAAGATTATAGTACTGAAGGAATGTCTGAGGGTTTACTAACATTTCTACAACACCTACGAGAATTTGGCTTGGTATATCAAAGAAAACGAAAAGCTGGAAG ATTTTATCCTACACGACTAGCATTAAATATTGCCACTGGACAAAACAAGCCACTATCCAGAGATCCAGAAAAAGAGGGTTATATCGTTGTTGAAACAAATTACAGAGTATATGCTtacacaaattcaaatttacaaGTTGCCTTACTTGGTCTATTTTGTGAAATGTTATATAG GTTTCCAAATTTAGTTGTATCAATATTAACAAGAGATTCTGTACGTCAAGCTTTAAAAAGTGGTATTACAGCAACTCAGATTGTAGG TTATTTGCAGCAACATGCTCATAGTAAGATGATAGAGGCAGGTCCTCCAGTTTTACCTCCTACAATTGTAGATCAAATTAAATTATGGGAAAATGAGAGGAATAGATTTGTATTTAGCGaaggagttttatacagtcagTTTCTCTCTCAAACTGACTTTGAAGTACTCAGAGATCATGCCCTTTCTACCGGAGTATTAATTTGGCAAAGTGACAG AAAACGAACGATGGTAGTCACAAAAGCAGGCCATGATGATGTAAAAAAATTTTGGAAACGATATTCCAAAGGCTCCAGTTAG
- the CPSF1 gene encoding cleavage and polyadenylation specificity factor subunit 1, which yields MYSICKSSHPATGVEHAITCYFFNRLEKCLVVAGANIIRVFRLIPDVDITKREKYTESRPPKMKLECLAQYTLHGNVMSMQAVALVGSQRDSLLLSFRDAKLSVVEYDQDIHDLRTVSLHYFEEEEIRDGWTNHHHIPIVRVDPEGRCAVMLIYGRKLVVLPFKKDPSLDDGDLLDNTKVLSNKTPILSSYMIVLKSLEEKMDNIIDLQFLHGYYEPTLLILYEPVRTFSGRIAVRQDTCAMVAISLNIQQRVHPIIWSVSNLPFDCYQAVPVKKPLGGTLIMAVNSLIYLNQSIPPYGVSLNSLAESSTNFPLKPQEGVKISLEGSQVAFISSDRLVISLKSGELYVLSLFADSMRSVRGFHFDKAAASVLTSCVCMCEDNYLFLGSRLGNSLLLRFIEKESENLQNTYENEITIEENETEETPAKKVKQDFIGDWMASDVLDIKDPEELEVYGSETHTSIQITSYIFEVCDSLLNIGPCGNISMGEPAFLSEEFSHSQDPDVELVTTSGYGKNGALCVLQCSIRPQVVTTFELPGCEDMWTVIGTLNNDEQVRPEAEGSHAFLILSQEDSTMILQTGQEINEVDQSGFSTQGSTVFAGNLGANRYIVQVTQMGVRLLQGIEQIQHMPIDLGCPIVHASCADPYVTLLSEDGQVMLLTLREGRGTAKLHAQAANLLFRPQIEALCAYRDVSGIFTTQLPENVEDEVPEEEHNVEEPPIVGNIDNEDDLLYGDAPAFQMPVPSHTKVTEGSSKKAPWWQKHLQEIKPTYWLLVYRDSGTLEIYSLPDLRLSYLIRNFGYGQYVLHDSMESTTLQTAPVNEIPNPEMQVREILMVALGHHGNRPMLLVRLDSELQIYQAYRYPKGHLKLRFKKLDHGIISGHIRPTPKDEEMPTMNETRHCMMRYFSNIAGYNGVFICSDYPHWIFLTGRGELRTHPMGIDGPVTSFAPFNNVNCPQGFLYFNRKEELRICVLPTHLSYDAPWPVRKVPLRCTPHFVTYHLESKTYCVITSIAEPLKSYYRFNGEDKEFTEEDRSDRFIYPSQEQFSIVLFSPVSWETIPNTKIELDQWEHVTCLKNVSLAYEGTRSGLKGYIVLGTNYNYGEDITSRGRILIFDIIEVVPEPGQPLTKNRFKQIYAKEQKGPITAITQVSGFLVSAVGQKIYIWQLKDNDLVGVAFIDTQIYIHQMLSIKSLILIADVYKSISLLRFQEEYRTLSLVSRDFRPAEVYTIEYLIDNNNLGFLVADGESNVALFMYQPESRESLGGQKLIRKADFHLGQKINTFFRIKCRISDPANDKKQFSGADKRHVTMYASLDGSLGYILPVPEKTYRRLLMLQNVLVSHICHIAGLNPKAYRTYKSFIRTQGNPARGIIDGDLVWRYLFLPNNEKIDVAKKIGTRVQEIIEDLTEIDRQTAHF from the exons ATGTATTCAATATGTAAAAGCAGTCATCCCGCTACGGGAGTAGAACACGCGATAacatgttatttttttaatcgtttaGAAAAATGTCTTGTAGTAGCAGGCGCAAATATCATCAGAGTATTTCGTTTAATACCGGACGTAGATAtaacgaaaagagaaaaatacacaG aatCACGCCCCCCAAAAATGAAGTTAGAATGTTTGGCACAATATACATTACACGGAAATGTAATGTCAATGCAGGCTGTTGCTCTTGTTGGGTCACAAAGAGATTCCTTATTATTAAGTTTTCGTGATGCAAAGTTATCGGTTGTAGAATATGATCAAGATATACATGACCTTAGAACAGTATCTTTACATTATTTTGAAGAAGAAGAGATAAGa gATGGGTGGACAAATCATCACCATATTCCTATTGTTAGAGTAGATCCAGAAGGAAGATGTGCAGTAATGTTAATATATGGTAGAAAATTAGTTGTATTACCTTTCAAAAAGGATCCAAGCCTTGATGATGGAGATTTACTGGACAATACAAAAGTATTATCTAATAAAACTCCTATACTTTCATCATATATGATAGTATTAAAAAGTTTAGAAGAAAAAATGGACAATATAAtagatttacaatttttacatggTTATTATGAacctacattattaatattgtatgaaCCAGTAAGAACATTCTCTGG GCGTATTGCAGTTAGACAAGATACCTGCGCTATGGTTGCAATatctttaaatattcaacaaaggGTACATCCCATAATTTGGTCTGTGTCAAATTTACCATTTGATTGCTATCAAGCAGTGCCAGTAAAGAAACCGCTTGGAGGAACATTAATTATGGCTGTCAATTCTCTCATTTACTTAAATCAGAGTATACCTCCTTATGGAGTTTCTTTAAATAGTTTGGCAGAGAGTAGTACAAACTTTCCATTAA AGCCACAAGAAGGGGTAAAAATAAGCTTGGAAGGTTCTCAAGTtgcatttatttcttcagatcgTTTAGTAATTTCATTGAAGAGTGGAGAACTATACGTATTGTCTTTGTTTGCTGATAGTATGCGTTCTGTAAGAGGTTTTCATTTTGACAAAGCTGCAGCAAGTGTTTTAACTTCATGT GTATGTATGTGCGAAGATAATTATCTGTTTTTGGGGTCACGTCTGGGTAATTCGCTTCTCTTGAGGTTTATTGAAAAAGAATcagaaaatttacaaaatacatatgaaaatgaaataacaatcgaagaaaatgaaacagaGGAAACTCCAGCAAAGAAAGTGAAACAAGATTTTATAGGAGATTGGATGGCATCTGATGTATTAGATATAAAGGATCCAGAAGAATTAGAAGTATATGGAAGCGAAACGCATACTTCCATACAAATTACATCATATATATTTGAG GTATGtgatagtttattaaatattggaCCATGTGGAAATATATCTATGGGTGAACCAGCTTTTTTATCAGAAGAATTTTCACACAGTCAAGATCCTGATGTTGAGCTTGTGACAACTTCTGGGTATGGTAAAAATGGTGCACTTTGTGTCCTTCAATGTTCTATACGGCCTCAG GTTGTAACCACGTTTGAATTACCAGGATGTGAAGATATGTGGACGGTCATTGGTACACTGAATAACGATGAACAAGTAAGACCTGAAGCAGAAGGTTCACACGCTTTCTTGATTTTAAGTCAAGAAGATTCAACAatg ATATTGCAAACTGGTCAAGAAATTAATGAAGTAGATCAAAGTGGATTCAGTACACAGGGGAGTACAGTATTCGCAGGTAATCTTGGTGCAAATAGATATATAGTCCAAGTGACTCAAATGGGTGTACGTCTTCTGCAAGGAATTGAACAG ATACAACACATGCCTATAGATCTTGGATGTCCAATTGTGCATGCAAGTTGTGCAGATCCTTATGTAACATTATTGTCCGAAGATGGCCAAGTTATGTTATTGACACTCAGAGAAGGTCGAGGAACTGCGAAATTACACGCTCAAGCAGCTAATCTATTATTc CGCCCTCAAATAGAAGCACTGTGTGCTTACAGAGATGTTAGTGGAATATTCACAACGCAATTACCTGAAAATGTAGAAGACGAAGTACCTGAAGAGGAACATAATGTGGAAGAACCACCCATAGTTGGTAATATCGATAATGAAGATGATCTACTTTACGGCGATGCACCAGCCTTTCAAATGCCTGTACCATCGCATACCAAAGTAACTGAAGGATCATCAAAGAAAGCTCCTTG GTGGCAAAAGCATTTGCAAGAAATAAAACCAACATATTGGTTATTAGTATACAGAGATAGCGGAACACTAGAGATTTATTCTCTTCCCGATTTACGCTTATCTTACCTTATTCGTAATTTTGGATATGGACAGTATGTATTACATGACAGTATGGAGTCTACAACGCTACAAACAGCTCCAGTTAACGAGATTCCTAATCCTGAAATGCAG GTGCGTGAAATTTTAATGGTAGCATTGGGTCACCATGGAAATAGACCGATGTTATTAGTAAGACTTGATTCAGAACTTCAAATATATCAAGCATATAGATATCCAAAAGGGCACTTAAAACtgagatttaaaaaattagatCACGGTATAATATCAGGACATATAAG accTACACCGAAAGATGAAGAAATGCCTACGATGAATGAAACTCGACATTGTATGATGCGTTACTTTAGTAACATTGCTGGATACAATGGAGTATTCATTTGTAGTGATTACCCACATTGGATATTTCTCACAGGACGTGGTGAACTGCGTACTCATCCAATGGGTATTGATGGTCCTGTTACCTCCTTTGCGCcgtttaataatgtaaattgCCCACAgggttttctttattttaatagaaag GAAGAGTTAAGGATATGTGTTCTACCAACTCATTTATCATATGATGCTCCGTGGCCTGTTCGAAAAGTACCATTGCGATGTACTCCTCATTTTGTTACGTATCACCTCGAAAGTAAAACCTATTGTGTTATAACAAGTATAGCCGAGCCACTGAAAAGTTATTATAGATTTAATGGCGAAGATAAG GAATTTACGGAAGAAGATAGATCAGACAGATTTATTTACCCTTCGCAAGAGCAATTTTCAATAGTATTATTTTCACCTGTTTCATGGGAAACTATTCCCAATACTAAAATTGAACTGGATCAATGGGAACACGTCACTTGtctaaaaaatgtttctttggCATATGAAGGTACAAGATCTGGTTTAAAAGGTTATATAGTACTAGGAACAAATTATAACTATGGCGAAGATATTACGAGTAGAGGAAGG aTACTCATATTTGATATAATCGAAGTTGTTCCTGAACCTGGTCAACCATTAACAAAAAATAGGTTCAAACAAATTTACGCAAAAGAACAGAAGGGTCCGATAACTGCCATCACTCAAGTCTCAGGTTTTCTAGTCTCGGCAGTaggacaaaaaatatatatttggcaACTAAAAGATAACGACCTTGTTGGAGTTGCATTTATAGACACACAAATTTACATTCATCAAATGTTAAGcataaaaagtttaattttaatagcCGATGTATATAAGTCAATtagtttattaagatttcaagaAGAATATAGAACGCTATCTCTCGTTAGTAGA GATTTTAGACCGGCAGAAGTGTACACCATCGAATacttaattgataataataacttAGGATTTCTTGTGGCAGACGGTGAAAGCAATGTAGCTTTATTCATGTATCAACCAGAATCAAGGGAAAGCCTTGGTGGACAAAAATTGATTAGAAAAGCAGATTTTCATTTAggacaaaaaataaatacattctttCGAATTAAATGCAGAATTTCAGATCCTGCAAacgataaaaaacaattttctggtGCAGATAAAAGACACGTTACTATGTATG CATCTCTTGATGGCAGTCTTGGTTATATTTTGCCCGTGCCAGAAAAAACATATCGTAGATTACTTATGTTACAAAATGTTTTGGTGTCACATATTTGTCATATTGCTGGTTTAAATCCCAAAGCATATCg TACTTATAAAAGCTTTATCCGAACTCAAGGAAATCCTGCAAGGGGTATTATCGATGGAGATCTAGTTTGGCGTTACCTCTTCTTACCTAATAACGAAAAAATAGATGTGGCAAAAAAAATTGGAACGCGTGTGCAAGAAATAATAGAAGACCTGACAGAAATAGATCGACAAACAGCACATTTTTAA
- the LOC116428632 gene encoding dynein regulatory complex protein 8 isoform X2 gives MSSIEPTLLEKRLCEAFDVFDTSKIGEIDVRDLGTIIRALGCVITEAELQEIQVEVEDVENNSVPLNRFVEYMNKAINERKFKPAEPEDLLKAFQLLDPENRGYIMRDVLEKAIMEIGEPFSEQEVADMMVIACDPETKRINYEHYINLLIVKISNERNVYSIVDEMDAARLQAAPKKRKLEDLLSSYKVT, from the exons A TGTCTTCAATAGAACCAACACTACTAGAGAAAAGACTTTGTGAGGCATTTGATGTTTTCGATACTTCAAAAATCGGTGAAATAGATGTTAGAGATTTAGGAACTATTATTAGAGCATTGGGATGCGTTATTACGGAAGCCGAATTACAAGAGATACAAGTTGAAGTGGAAGATGTAGAAAATAATTCTGTGCCCCTAAATAGATTTGTAGAATACATGAACAAAGCTATTAACGAACGCAA GTTTAAACCAGCTGAACCAGAAGACCTATTAAAAGCATTTCAATTGTTAGATCCTGAAAATCGAGGCTACATAATGCGTGACGTTTTAGAAAAAGCAATTATGGAAATTGGTGAACCATTTTCAGAACAAGAAGTAGCTGACATGATGGTTATTGCATGTGATCcagaaacgaaaagaattaattatgagcattatattaatttactaatt GTAAAAATATCTAATGAAAGAAATGTGTATTCAATTGTTGATGAAATGGATGCAGCTAGATTACAAGCTGCACCTAAAAAGCGTAAATTAGAAGACCTTCTTAGCAGCTATAAAGTAACTTAA